The Brachypodium distachyon strain Bd21 chromosome 4, Brachypodium_distachyon_v3.0, whole genome shotgun sequence nucleotide sequence TACTGCTCGCGTTACAATTCCTACTTCTGCAAAAGCACATGGAATCCAAATGcagtcacaactcacaagtgTCGCCAACTCCACATCGattcaattttttcttttccttttttcctttggaaCTTTACATGCGTTAGGGTGGACACAAACGTCAAGAGTTATTTAACTAAGGATGGCAGGATTAAGGAACTCAAAAAATgacggaaaaaaaatgtacatgtCCATGTCTCCCAAGCTTCTGTCCAGGTTCAGCTGCCAGGGGCCAGGGCAAGGATTCAGCTATCAACGACGATTGGTATTCTGGGACACAACAGTTGTGCTTTGTCAATCACCTCAGGCTACTACTCTTCACATGAATTTCTTGGAAATACATTTTCATCTAAGGATATATTCAAGAGATTTCAAGATGGAATCCATTGGAGCTGGGGATGCTCAATTGCTCATCTCCTAGAGTACGATTTTGATCTCCTCAACAGAACAACAGGCAGAGGCAAAACGAAAATGGTACAGCTATACACTTGAACATCTTTGCCCTTTAAGCCCGGGTCTAAAGATATTAACTTAATTTTTGGGGGGAAAAAGAATTAAAGAATGAGACGTTACAACCAACTCCCTACGAGAGCTCACATCAAACTTGATGGCCTAGATTGCATCAAGGGGGGACTAATTTGATATACAGCTGTACATATTATAGTGGGGGGAAAGCAACATTCGTCCCCTGGATCCAACTTCACACTGTCGAAATCCGTTCGGGCAAAAATTGCGGCGCAGCATGCTTGATGGTGCTCCGCGGAAGAAAATGGTTGCAGGCCTTGGATGTAAAGCCCTTCATGGTATTTCAGGATCTCCAACAGTCAAAGTTGGTAAGTGAACGAGGCTTGCTCCTTGCGACCCTTCTCATGGATGTCTTCTATGAGCTGTTGAAGCTCCGGGAAGAGTGTCACAAGCACCTGTTCTACCGCTGCATAAGTGAGCTGCTTCACGCACACGTTGGACTGCAGCACAGCATGAGGAATCATGGAAATCAGGATGATGTCACATCATGGAGCTATTTGGATGCTAGGTTTTGGATCTTTACTCACTTGGAGGAAGTAGTAGATGTCCCTTGCACTGCGTTGGTACTGCTTGTACCCAATTATACTGACTAACGTAGACGGAGTACCCCCTGGAAAGGACATCGAGAATAAACTTAGTTGGACTACATGTACTGACCAGAATTTTGCAAATTTGTTGTTCCTATGACATACCCAAAGCAGCAATCGCTACGTTGAAACATCAatagaaaaacaacaaaatcaaTGAGACAAAATATGTCAACACTCACCTAAAAGAAGTTTCTTAACTTCACTGGCATTTCTAGATGCCTCCAGCTGAAGCTCAAAAGAGCCTGTACTGCCCTTTCTATTGCCAGTAGCCTCATCTACACTCCCCGATGGGTGCTTGTCAAATTGACTCGCACCTGCATTTCCATGCAATGCTTCCAACTTGGTGAAGAATATACCATTAGGCCAGAGAGTCTGTAGAACGGTAAATCTGTTaattgcaaaaagaaaaaagaaaaggaaaatggaGGAACAGAGCTGCTATCCATTAGGTACAACTATCTAGACCTTGCTCTTAGTTCTCTTGGTGCTGAATAGAACTGAATCAGCTATATTAGGGACGCAAATTATTGTTCATAAGATAGTGGCTACATTTTGTATTGGACCCTAGCATGTAAGAATAATTTGTAATCGCTATGATACTCCTCTCACGCTATTGTTTAGCAAAAAGTGATTAGGCAACAAAAGAACTGGTTTTGCTATCATAAAACTTGTGAGgttaagaagaagagaaaaatatactgCAGAAGTTGCATCATTGATCCATGTAGAACTTGTTTAGTTGGAACAACTTTTTACATGGTTTCTTGCAGACACTATAGCAAATTTAATTTACTAACTAAAAGGAAATTTAGAACAGTTCagtcatgaaaaaaaaaggttacaGTGTTGCCTTACATCTTGAATCCAACGGATTCCTTGTATAATGACATCATCTTTTCGTAGCCAATTGATCTGTCTTAAAATCCAATCATCAATCGCATCTTCCATAACTAATTGCAAGATTTGTTTTGATATCCAGAGAACTTGTCTTCTGCAGATAACAAAGATCAAGTCAAACATCAGATTCTGCAATCGAAAGATGGAAACGATTGTATagggagaaaacaagaaaggCCAAAATAAACTGAGAAAGAAATTGTGCCCTACATATCTGATGATATATGGACAATCCATGAATAAATAATGCCATGCCAATTATCCTCATGAACTTCACAATCAGAATGTCAAGTACAGAGAACTATCAATGATATCTCAGGGAGTCTACCATACAATGTGCCATTTACTTCGGTCGTTATGTAAACAATACAAAACAAGTAGGAAAATACTACGGAAGCCTTAGAGAAAGTTTATGAAAAAAGGAATAGCGAACCTTATCCAACCACGTCGCTTTAGTTGGAACACCTTCTCGACCAAATTCAATATAGGCACGCTAACATTTGTTGGCATCCACTGgcaaataaaaagaaagtTTTAGGACCTACTGGAAAAGCCTTTACAACAGAAGTTCCGTGCATTTTGCATCAAAGAGACCTAGATAATAGATATTATAAAGGTATACCTCAGGAGGAATTCCCGTTGGATCCTCAAGTGATTTTATAGATGCCATATTCGTAGAATCAGAATTTGCCCTTGCAGGTTTTTCTATTTGTTGGTTTACTTGTGTATCAGAACCAGAGCATGCTTCGTTGGGCTTATTATCACTTGAAGCATAACCTCCATTGTTGAACTCATTGTCTGAGTGGCATGCACTATTCACAGAAGAGGGACGATCTTCACAGTTACTATCACCATCAGAAAGACTATGAGCACTTCCCATGCTTCTATTGTGCTGATTCTGGTTGTTCATCTCTTCTTGGTTCCAAGATAGAGACATCCTATTGTCTGCGAACTGTGAATACGGTGCATTCGGGGATGATGTGCTGACCGCTCGTTTGAGACCATCTGAAACTCCTTTAACATGTCGAACAATGTCATCCATGGCATCATCAACATTAACTGCtgatgcaaaaataaataaatatattgaGTGAGCAAATACTCAACACACAAGTTCATACTTGTGAAAAAAATAGAGATTCATACCAGCCAAGGTTTTCATAACAGAGGTGGACTTTCCGGCTGAATAATTCTGCAAAAATGGAAAAGGAAATGAAATACAAGAAAGTAACTAAAAATATGTGTTCATTCTTTTTCTTGCTAAGCAGAAGGCTCATAAGGTTTTGGTTGGCTTAAATTACAAACCTTTGATGACGCACTCAGAAAATCCCAAACTTCATGCTGCTCTGCAATATTAGCTATAGACAACAGATCCTATTTGAACAGAAATGAATAATGTCAACAAATTCGCAATAAAAGGCTGGCATAAATGCTAGAGGTAAAAGCATACTTGAAGATATTTGTCCAGTAGAATGCATCGTTGGTGCACAAGGTAATCATCAATACTAGATGAAAGAAAACTCTTTGGAGGCAAATGCAATGAGTAATTAGGTATCTCCTTCAGTTGCCTGTGAAGTCGTTCAAAATTTCGGTATCtacaagcaaaaaaagaaagtcaGCACCATATAATACAATTAATGCACCGTGCTATTTCAGAGCTGTTAAAAGACTACGATATGCCAGTAAAAACATGCCTTCTTTTCACAAACCACGTCTTGGTATCTGCATCAGTCACAGCAATAGAATACActgcaaaagattttgaaccAAGTTTCTCGAAATATGCACCCACAACCTGCAAAAAATATTGCACAACCACAACTTGaataacataaaaaaaattaaaagataTAACTTCACATAATTAGCTATGTATTGCATCAACAATAACAGGAAAGTAGGATACAATAAATAGGCATGGCGTAATCATGTAAAGATCAGAACATACTATTTGAGGTAGCATGTAACGTATTTTCAACTCACCATAAAATGTATGCTCGTTCCATACCAAATACTTAAAGTAATAGAAACAAAGAAACCCACATGCTATCCATTATTAAATGCTAAAAATGGAAATCAACTCGCATAATGATGGTTACTTACGAAAGAATGGAGACACCAACCTATATGGAAAGAGAGAACAAGAACACATGGAATGTAATTGCACGACAAGTCAAATACCAAACTGGGATCCACAACAATTCTAATAATTAATATCCAGAACAAATTACCAACGAGTTGCAAAACGCAAAATAAGTCACTAGCATGTGATTGTTAATTTGTTCTCAGTGTCTTAAGCTATCTCTGAACAAATTGTCACTGCTCTGTACTATTATATAAAGAAGCTTTTCGTGCAGAAATAGTTTGTTCATTGGTGAGTACTAACTACACAATATTAACCAGCCAATCATTTAATTATCAATTCTGAAGAAAAGGGATATTGAAAAGAGTGCAAGTTACAGGGACAGCAAAAACTTACTCGACATCTTATCTTTGGGGCATAAATTAGTGCCTCACCATGTGAGGAAGGCCCAGAACCTTTGTCATCATGATTTTTCCTTGCACTTAAGCTTTCACTGGAAATCGCGGTTTGGTTACTTTTGGACAAATGTCTTTTCTCCATATCAGGACTACTATTAGACCGCTTTAGCTGAGCTTTTGTGTTCTTGATGGCTTCACTGTGTTTTACCTTGCTGTTGTCATTAACTTGGCTCTGCTCTTTTGATTTCACTTCATCTGTATTTTGCACAAGTGGGTGACTGCCTGTGACAAAAGTAGATTGTGCATTCCTATTTGAACCTTGCATCAAATTGACCATGTATTTGTCATCAACAGAAGTAATTCTTTCATTGAAGTTAGGTGATAACTCTTTCCCCGCTGCTCCTGCATTTCGAATGTTATCTACACTTCCTGCACCTTTTCCCTTTGACGGATGTTCCACTTTCACCATTTTCTTGTGGTAATTTCTCCCAATCGCCCACATATTCTCAAGATTCTCTGGAGCAAGAACCTGAGATCGTCGTTCAGTAGCTGCATCCAATACCAGTGCCCAGTCTGCCTGACGAGGCTGTACAACCTTCCCATGGTCATCCACTGACACTTTCGACTTGTCGCCCTCAAGTGACGTCATCCCCGAAGTACTTGCTGGTACTAAGCCACTTGATTCTGTAGACAACTTTATTGGTTCTACTTGACGACCCTGTGAACCTCCTTTACAAGACGGATGATCGTTTGCTACAGACACTACAGCATTCGCCTTGCTTACGCTGCCTCCAACGTCTGTGTCTTTGTTGTTTAGAAAGTAGATAATTAACTCGTTCACATAactaggaaaagaaagaaaaaatagggATGGGTTTAGTACaggcagaagaaaaaaaagttttacATTACTTGAGGCATGAATTAgagctcaaaagaaaataaaaatgaagaaCTAAGAGCTTACATAGGACTTGCAAAGTTCATCACTGGCTGCAAGACTAGGCACGTCACGAGTTCCCTGGAGAAGCAACGAACTAATGGACTCTGTGCATCTTGTGGTCTCAACACTAGGGCCATAACGCCTCCAACTAGTTCTTTAAGAACCTACAATCCGTCTTAATGATTAACTGTTGGATAAATGGATTATAACAAAGCTAAGAATGTTAGCCCTTACCTTGTATTCATGCTCTGAAGATAACAGTGCAGGAT carries:
- the LOC100835885 gene encoding uncharacterized protein LOC100835885 isoform X2; the encoded protein is MRRAMRSVDDLIEEAKVRTVWWALCVFAISYFITHTSKSMWTNVPMSILILAFLRYLSFKVEFRWRSQPVPKQTYLSQASKRQLSANDHRLSTVPPVSRWRRKVGSPSVEAAFESFIDNILRDFVMDLFYSDITPDREAPELIRGLILHALGEVSGRVKEMNLVDFLTSDMADLIGKHVDIFRKNQLQIGVDVMGTLSSEERDERLKQHLIVSQELHPALLSSEHEYKVLKELVGGVMALVLRPQDAQSPLVRCFSRELVTCLVLQPVMNFASPIYVNELIIYFLNNKDTDVGGSVSKANAVVSVANDHPSCKGGSQGRQVEPIKLSTESSGLVPASTSGMTSLEGDKSKVSVDDHGKVVQPRQADWALVLDAATERRSQVLAPENLENMWAIGRNYHKKMVKVEHPSKGKGAGSVDNIRNAGAAGKELSPNFNERITSVDDKYMVNLMQGSNRNAQSTFVTGSHPLVQNTDEVKSKEQSQVNDNSKVKHSEAIKNTKAQLKRSNSSPDMEKRHLSKSNQTAISSESLSARKNHDDKGSGPSSHGEALIYAPKIRCRVVGAYFEKLGSKSFAVYSIAVTDADTKTWFVKRRYRNFERLHRQLKEIPNYSLHLPPKSFLSSSIDDYLVHQRCILLDKYLQDLLSIANIAEQHEVWDFLSASSKNYSAGKSTSVMKTLAVNVDDAMDDIVRHVKGVSDGLKRAVSTSSPNAPYSQFADNRMSLSWNQEEMNNQNQHNRSMGSAHSLSDGDSNCEDRPSSVNSACHSDNEFNNGGYASSDNKPNEACSGSDTQVNQQIEKPARANSDSTNMASIKSLEDPTGIPPEWMPTNVSVPILNLVEKVFQLKRRGWIRRQVLWISKQILQLVMEDAIDDWILRQINWLRKDDVIIQGIRWIQDTLWPNGIFFTKLEALHGNAGASQFDKHPSGSVDEATGNRKGSTGSFELQLEASRNASEVKKLLLGGTPSTLVSIIGYKQYQRSARDIYYFLQSNVCVKQLTYAAVEQVLVTLFPELQQLIEDIHEKGRKEQASFTYQL
- the LOC100835885 gene encoding uncharacterized protein LOC100835885 isoform X1 encodes the protein MRRAMRSVDDLIEEAKVRTVWWALCVFAISYFITHTSKSMWTNVPMSILILAFLRYLSFKVEFRWRSQPVPKQTYLSQASKRQLSANDHRLSTVPPVSRWRRKVGSPSVEAAFESFIDNILRDFVMDLFYSDITPDREAPELIRGLILHALGEVSGRVKEMNLVDFLTSDMADLIGKHVDIFRKNQLQIGVDVMGTLSSEERDERLKQHLIVSQELHPALLSSEHEYKVLKELVGGVMALVLRPQDAQSPLVRCFSRELVTCLVLQPVMNFASPIYVNELIIYFLNNKDTDVGGSVSKANAVVSVANDHPSCKGGSQGRQVEPIKLSTESSGLVPASTSGMTSLEGDKSKVSVDDHGKVVQPRQADWALVLDAATERRSQVLAPENLENMWAIGRNYHKKMVKVEHPSKGKGAGSVDNIRNAGAAGKELSPNFNERITSVDDKYMVNLMQGSNRNAQSTFVTGSHPLVQNTDEVKSKEQSQVNDNSKVKHSEAIKNTKAQLKRSNSSPDMEKRHLSKSNQTAISSESLSARKNHDDKGSGPSSHGEALIYAPKIRCRVVGAYFEKLGSKSFAVYSIAVTDADTKTWFVKRRYRNFERLHRQLKEIPNYSLHLPPKSFLSSSIDDYLVHQRCILLDKYLQDLLSIANIAEQHEVWDFLSASSKNYSAGKSTSVMKTLAAVNVDDAMDDIVRHVKGVSDGLKRAVSTSSPNAPYSQFADNRMSLSWNQEEMNNQNQHNRSMGSAHSLSDGDSNCEDRPSSVNSACHSDNEFNNGGYASSDNKPNEACSGSDTQVNQQIEKPARANSDSTNMASIKSLEDPTGIPPEWMPTNVSVPILNLVEKVFQLKRRGWIRRQVLWISKQILQLVMEDAIDDWILRQINWLRKDDVIIQGIRWIQDTLWPNGIFFTKLEALHGNAGASQFDKHPSGSVDEATGNRKGSTGSFELQLEASRNASEVKKLLLGGTPSTLVSIIGYKQYQRSARDIYYFLQSNVCVKQLTYAAVEQVLVTLFPELQQLIEDIHEKGRKEQASFTYQL